In Lolium perenne isolate Kyuss_39 chromosome 5, Kyuss_2.0, whole genome shotgun sequence, the sequence aggacttgcagCGGCGCACGATCATGCATGCTTCTGCCTCGTCCATTGGCAAGGCTTGCCGCTTAAGGTAGCTCATGTACGGTTCCGTCCAATCTCCAGCATCTGAGACGAGTGCGACTAGCACGGAGTTGGGTGCGGGTGGCTCGACGATGTCAATCTCTTGGGGCATACGCACCGACGAGTGAGTAAGGATGTCAAGGAAGACGCCTGGAGGACGTGGCAGTCGCTTGGACCCGAGCATGGCCAGTGCGTCcgcttcttcgttcttgcgcctgtcgacccaTTCGATGACGTGACCGGCGAAGCTGGCGCCGGCCTGGTCGACCGCTCGTTTTtaggcgatcatgttggcgtcggtggCGTCCCAGGTGCCGGAGGTTTGGCTGGCGACGAGGTCGGAGTCGCCAAGGTAGCGTAAGCGTGTcgcgcccatctcttttgcgaTGCACATGCCATGTAATAGCGCCTCGTattcggccatgttgttggtgcagggtTGGAATTGGAGCTGCAGGACGTGCCTCACGACGTCGCCCTTTGGATAGGTGAGGATGACCCCTGCTCCTGCTCCCTCGAGGTTCTTGGAGCCGTCGAAGTATAGTGTCAAATTCTTGAGGTCCACCGGGGGGCATGGCTGCTGGGCTtcttcccagtcggcgaggaagtaCGCTAGCGCTTGAGACTTGACTGTGTGGCGTGcctcgtaggtgatgttgtggacgccgagttcGACTACCCACTTGGCGACTCGGCCGGTTGCGTCGCGGTTGCGAATGACGTCGGCGAGGGGCGTTGAGGCGACCACCTTGATGGGATGTTCATGAAAGTAGGGGGCCAGTCGCCGATGGGCCCTAAGTACGGCGTACACCAGTTTTTGGTAGTGTGGGTACCGCTGCTTCGATTCGGTCAGGGCTTTGCTGATGTAGTAGACTGGGCGTTGTGCGAGCTGCtcctttccttcttccttgcGCTCGACGACCATGACTGCGCTTATTGTGCGATTGGACGTGGCGACATACAGTAGCATGGTTTCCTGCGGGAGCAGGGCGACGAGGACGGGGGCGTTCCTCAAGGAGTTCTGGAGTTCCTCCAGGGCCTTTTGTGCTTCGTCCGTCCATTCGAACGAGTCTGATTTTTTCAGGAGGCGGTAAAGTGGCGTGGCCTTGTCACCGAGTCGGGGAATGAAGCGACTAAGTGCTTCCACTCGCCCGGCAAGCTTCTGTGCGTCAAGCAGGCAAGCTGGCCTTTTTGTTCGCATGACCGCCG encodes:
- the LOC127303124 gene encoding uncharacterized protein, with the protein product MLGSKRLPRPPGVFLDILTHSSVRMPQEIDIVEPPAPNSVLVALVSDAGDWTEPYMSYLKRQALPMDEAEACMIVRRCKSFTIINNELYKCSISGVFQRCVTAKEGRKIPRDIHAGDCGHHTGAHSIVAKALLHGFYWPTAHADAVDLVRACVGCQK